ACGAATTACATAATGACTCAAAATCatttatcattaaaaaaaacagTCAAAACattgatatattttaaaatatttttgtgtaGTGTATTTTGGAAAATGTGATGTTTTTGGGcatatttttaaatgaaaatgagtagatccaattttattatgaaatttttattcattgtttttttcatttaaaatatttttagtagacaaaaatttgtgtaagacggtctcacgggtcgtatttgtgagatgtatatcttatttgagttatccatgaaaaattattattttttatactaagattattgttttttattgtgaatatggataagaatgacccgtctcacagattaagatccgtgaaacgatctcacattAGACTCtttttagtatatattatactttGCTTGTTTTGctgtaggcaaaaacttgtgtgagacggtatcacgggtcgtatctgtgagacggatctcttatttgggtcacccatgcaaaagtattactttttatgctaaaagtattattttttattgtgaatatgggtaaggttgacccgtctcacagattatgatccgtgagacggtttcacatgagacctactctttgcTGTAACTTTCTTTGGTTAGGTTCGTATCCTCGTCCCCCGAGGTAGAGAATAGTTACCAACTTCTATTTTTCGTGTGGGATAATGGGTATATTTACGACAATAAGAAACGAACACTGCTTCTTGgggttttatttataaattttgggCTTGTAGAATGGGCCGTTACTTAAAagatgagataataaattcaatgataATGATAATATAATGTTTGCACAAAAAAATTTACGTGACGGGCCAGTCACGAAATCATGTCAAATGTGTGAAATCCCCTTTCTAAACCAAACTATGTTAGCCTCGAATCAGGAGTTAGTTTCAACTCTTTCGGTAAGTATCAAGAACCAGAAACTAATTTagaaaaacaaagaaaatgaaagaaatattcataaacaacgacaaaacaaattatatttttatgaatcGACATTTTTACAATtagaaattaaaaattaaatctaaTATGCTAAAGTTAAGAAAACTAAAATCATAGAAACTGAAaataagtaaaataaaatgaacTAGAATTAACAAAATTTGCTAAGCATTTTTGCTTGATTTGTTAATTGATGAGTTGTGTAGCTTCTGAATTCTTCTTTCTGTTTTTGTTCGATACTCATTAACGGTTGATACTCGATTTTTTACACGACCATGTATGTGTGGTAGCGGTCCGTTTCATGACCCCTAACTTAGTCGTTCTTATAACTCTTCAAAATTTCAGCCATCAGTTATCTTTTAACCTAATGtgagaaatattttctttcgATGGACTTTCACTCCATATATTTCCTTGGGccatcaattttattttatttttcaaggcCAAAATATAGTTATTTTTTAACTCTATTTATTGTAAAAATTAAGTTAAACATTGTGATAATGCAAGAATGTTGGATCTGATCTTTTGCATGGAATGACTTGTAcatttcttaaaactgcttatttactctcatttctattgtAAATTACTGAATCTGGTCTTGACAATAGCGTGCTCCATGAAGAAGAAAACAGAATTCCAGAAACAATCACAACCATCTTTAAACatccaaagaaaattgaatccTCACTTGTAAGGAACCGGGATCCTTTGCGTTTCGGGACCAGAAATCATATCTTCCCAAAGCAGATCCGAGAGGGCCATCGTCAATTCTCCCACATTACCTGTATCAAGCACATACATCAAATTTCAATGCAAAGTCTAATAACCGAGACCAAAAAGTTTAGAGTGAGTTACCATCTCCAATAGGCCCCTCGTCCCACGAGATGATTGGCAAGATGGGAAGCGTGCTTCCAACGTACATCATCTCAGCCGTCCCTTTGGCCTCTTCCACAGTCAAGTTTCTGATTCTAACATCCTTCAAACGCCCTTGATCGACTAATTTAGGTGCCAGTTCAAGAAGCCTTAAAGCAGTGCATCCACTTAAAATCTTGTCGAAGAATGGTAAGATTAGTTCCTTTTCACGAGTAATAAATGCCACATTCACATTTGGACCTTCGGCAATATGTCCCTCCTCATCTACCCATATAGAGGCAAATGCTCCATTCTCCTCGGCTTCCATTTGGGATAGAACATTTGGGAGGTAGTTCACATTTTTCATTGTAGCAAAAAAGGGAGATTTCATTGGGATTTTAGATGTTATTACTTTGACTCCCTCTTTACATTGAGAAAAGTTATGATCAATGACTACTGCATAGAATGCAGATTTTGGGCATCCTGCAGGGGAGAGTAGAAAGTCCCCTGGCCCCGCACTTAACCAGTATCTTAGAGTTCCTTTTCGGCAATTTGATGCTGCTGTGAGCTGAATAAGAATGCTTCTAAGAGTAGATTGAGGGAAGGGTGAAACAATTTTCGCTTTTGTAGCTGATCTGAGAAAACGGGCTAGGTGGACGTCTAATTCATAGAGGTGTCTGCGAGTAGCAACGATTTACCATTCAAGTTGGAGATTTCGAAAACATCAATCACAATTCTTTGATACAGAACACAGAATTCGAAAAATGAGGTAATCGGCGATGGGTACGTACCCATCAAGAATAATGGCGGTGTCGAAGACACCATGACCTCGATGAACCATGTGATCATCTAGGGGGATAACCATCATAGCAGGGTCAAGAATAATCCCACCAAATATGCTGGAATACATGGCCGGATATGGCTTTGACTTTCCCAGCCATTCCTCTTGCCTCTTTGAAAGCAActaaatatgataacaaaaccAAGAAAATGAAATCAAGGTAGAAGTTTTTCAAATACATCCAACATCATAGAAAATGCAGAGAAAACAGATTTAACGCTAACATGA
This region of Primulina eburnea isolate SZY01 chromosome 14, ASM2296580v1, whole genome shotgun sequence genomic DNA includes:
- the LOC140812549 gene encoding D-amino-acid transaminase, chloroplastic-like isoform X2, producing the protein MYSSIFGGIILDPAMMVIPLDDHMVHRGHGVFDTAIILDGHLYELDVHLARFLRSATKAKIVSPFPQSTLRSILIQLTAASNCRKGTLRYWLSAGPGDFLLSPAGCPKSAFYAVVIDHNFSQCKEGVKVITSKIPMKSPFFATMKNVNYLPNVLSQMEAEENGAFASIWVDEEGHIAEGPNVNVAFITREKELILPFFDKILSGCTALRLLELAPKLVDQGRLKDVRIRNLTVEEAKGTAEMMYVGSTLPILPIISWDEGPIGDGNVGELTMALSDLLWEDMISGPETQRIPVPYK
- the LOC140812549 gene encoding D-amino-acid transaminase, chloroplastic-like isoform X1 is translated as MATSDSVSDEKSVIVPEVENGGDFSVHVFSSAEELLSKRQEEWLGKSKPYPAMYSSIFGGIILDPAMMVIPLDDHMVHRGHGVFDTAIILDGHLYELDVHLARFLRSATKAKIVSPFPQSTLRSILIQLTAASNCRKGTLRYWLSAGPGDFLLSPAGCPKSAFYAVVIDHNFSQCKEGVKVITSKIPMKSPFFATMKNVNYLPNVLSQMEAEENGAFASIWVDEEGHIAEGPNVNVAFITREKELILPFFDKILSGCTALRLLELAPKLVDQGRLKDVRIRNLTVEEAKGTAEMMYVGSTLPILPIISWDEGPIGDGNVGELTMALSDLLWEDMISGPETQRIPVPYK